The Quercus robur chromosome 7, dhQueRobu3.1, whole genome shotgun sequence genome has a segment encoding these proteins:
- the LOC126692207 gene encoding tropinone reductase-like 1 produces MKMNGTYKRLEGKVAIITGGASGIGASAVHIFHEQGAKVVIADIQDELGQAIANKLGEDVCYIHCDVSNEDDVTNLVDTTITKHGKLDIMYNNAGVLDRPFGSILDTTKADLDRCVGVNLGGAFLGAKHAARVMVPQCKGVILFTASACTSIAGLSTHSYAASKYAILGLAKNLASELGQYGIRVNCVSPYAVLTGMNSKGLHEDVVAAAEVRATKMGNLQGQVLKPEGIARAALYLASDESNFVSGLNLVVDGGFSVVNPTMLKALKIVP; encoded by the exons ATGAAGATGAATGGTACTTACAAAAG GTTGGAGGGCAAGGTGGCAATTATCACCGGAGGTGCAAGTGGGATTGGAGCAAGTGCCGTGCACATATTCCATGAACAAGGTGCCAAAGTTGTGATAGCCGATATCCAAGATGAACTTGGCCAAGCCATTGCCAATAAGCTAGGTGAAGATGTTTGCTACATCCACTGTGATGTATCGAACGAAGACGATGTTACCAATCTTGTAGACACAACCATTACCAAACATGGAAAGCTCGACATCATGTACAACAATGCAGGCGTCTTAGACCGTCCCTTTGGGAGCATTTTGGATACCACAAAGGCTGACCTTGACCGATGTGTCGGGGTTAACTTGGGTGGTGCTTTCCTAGGAGCCAAACATGCTGCAAGAGTCATGGTACCCCAATGCAAGGGTGTCATACTATTTACTGCTAGTGCTTGTACATCAATTGCAGGACTTTCAACTCACTCTTATGCTGCTTCAAAATATGCAATATTGGGTCTAGCCAAGAACTTGGCATCTGAGCTTGGGCAGTATGGTATAAGAGTGAATTGTGTTTCGCCTTATGCAGTGCTGACAGGCATGAATTCAAAGGGGCTTCATGAAGATGTTGTTGCAGCAGCAGAAGTTAGAGCAACCAAGATGGGTAATCTGCAGGGGCAGGTTCTTAAGCCAGAGGGTATTGCACGGGCTGCTCTCTACTTGGCTAGTGATGAGTCTAATTTTGTCAGTGGGCTCAACCTTGTGGTGGATGGTGGGTTCAGCGTGGTCAATCCAACCATGTTGAAGGCTCTTAAAATTGTtccataa